One Tripterygium wilfordii isolate XIE 37 chromosome 10, ASM1340144v1, whole genome shotgun sequence DNA segment encodes these proteins:
- the LOC120008130 gene encoding uncharacterized protein LOC120008130, translating into MYDNVIFWKKYQRMNFIDCILELSWLGDIVIYGNETKDAFEEDWESKLRSHPDIPSFLELNRHITKPSSFDDTKGVPDTSMKKCIETIRDLYFNFERMKQLSENMGVKPKLQDAEHLQRSGL; encoded by the exons ATGTATGACAACGTTATCTTTTGGAAAAAGTATCAGCGCATGAATTTCATTGATTGCATACTTGAACTCTCTTGGTTGGGAGATATTGTGATCTATGGCAATGAGACTAAAGATGCTTTTGAGGAGGATTGGGAGTCTAAATTGAGGAGTCATCCTGATATTCCATCATTTCTCGAGCTGAATAGGCATATTACTAAACCAAGCAGCTTTGATGATACAAAAGGGGTGCCGGATACCAGTATGAAGAAATGTATTGAGACCATTAGGGACttgtactttaattttgaacGTATGAAACAACTATCGGAG AATATGGGGGTCAAACCCAAACTTCAAGACGCTGAGCATTTGCAAAGAAGTGGCCTTTGA